In Arthrobacter citreus, a genomic segment contains:
- a CDS encoding glycosyltransferase family A protein yields the protein MEGEVEPNPGSEVSAPVPSSVAVIVRTKDRPQFLERALKNIFSQTYRGFRVVIVNDGGNRDQVEAVLARFPEAGRELVAVVNHESSRGMEAASNSGIRSCDSTYIAIHDDDDLWHPEFLERTVRHLDNCSDAGVVVRTTILYEEIVGGEIKETGSAPFWGNIQQISLGEMLQVNRAVPISFLYRRSLHEELGYYDEKMDVCGDWEFNIRVLSRQPIGFLDGEPLAFWSQRPAASGADANSIFDKAEDHRRFDRQVRDEYLRKDLTQGGLGILLEVSRLMADQKELLLENQRRMDAMQAELNEAIHRLEETVTHRTSLSGFLRRGGAAVAALRSALPGKSRP from the coding sequence GTGGAGGGTGAAGTGGAGCCAAACCCCGGGAGCGAAGTGTCAGCGCCAGTGCCGTCGTCCGTAGCAGTCATCGTTAGGACCAAGGACCGTCCACAGTTTCTGGAGCGGGCTCTCAAGAACATTTTTTCCCAGACATACCGCGGATTCCGGGTGGTTATTGTCAATGACGGGGGCAACCGTGATCAGGTCGAAGCGGTGCTGGCGCGCTTTCCCGAGGCCGGCCGGGAGCTGGTCGCGGTGGTGAACCACGAGTCGAGCCGGGGGATGGAAGCAGCGTCCAATTCCGGCATCCGCAGCTGTGACTCCACCTACATTGCCATTCATGATGATGATGACCTCTGGCATCCGGAGTTTCTCGAACGGACGGTCCGCCATCTGGATAATTGTTCCGACGCAGGGGTTGTCGTACGGACGACCATACTGTATGAGGAAATCGTCGGCGGCGAAATCAAAGAAACGGGATCCGCACCTTTCTGGGGAAATATTCAGCAGATATCCCTCGGTGAGATGCTGCAGGTTAACCGTGCCGTGCCTATTTCCTTCCTGTACCGCCGCTCGCTGCATGAAGAACTCGGATATTACGACGAGAAAATGGATGTCTGCGGTGACTGGGAATTCAACATCCGCGTCCTGTCGCGCCAGCCGATCGGGTTCCTCGATGGGGAACCTCTTGCTTTTTGGAGTCAACGGCCTGCCGCCAGCGGCGCTGATGCCAACAGCATCTTCGATAAAGCGGAGGACCACCGGCGTTTTGACCGCCAGGTCCGGGATGAGTATCTGCGGAAGGATCTGACCCAGGGCGGTCTCGGCATCCTGCTTGAAGTGAGCCGTTTGATGGCCGATCAGAAGGAGCTGCTGCTGGAAAACCAGCGGCGGATGGATGCGATGCAGGCGGAGCTGAACGAGGCCATCCACCGGCTCGAGGAAACAGTTACGCACAGGACCAGCCTGAGCGGATTCCTGCGGCGTGGAGGCGCGGCAGTGGCCGCGCTCCGGAGTGCGCTGCCGGGGAAGTCCCGCCCATGA
- a CDS encoding S8 family serine peptidase, which produces MNNPNYRRSGKATLATLAGLALVSSMWTPAAAVEGNTQGDPTAQGLARVTPDLKVSADLSTKQGPVSVFVQFTGKGAFEQTQPQEVRDGLAAPLNKASEVQQIRTSIEAQAEEVAAQASSSIIYTTTNTIPGVAINGDAEAIRALAARGDVAKITGIVPKTHENKGGDIDVRALDSWVQRDQTGEGVTIAVLDTGLDYTHSDFGGPGTMEAFAQAQASDTLPAPESGLYDPEKFAGGWDLVGDDYNADPSIPELYSPVPKPDANPLDCQSHGSHVAGTAAGYGTNADGTTFEGDYSTLTADDVNAMGIGPGTAPKAKIVSVRVFGCEGSSEVVGQALDYVLDPNGDGDFSDRAQVVNMSLGSTFPAYDDPENDIVNALTAQGILSVVSSGNSGDIYDIGGSPGSAETALTVANSVGSQTTLDAAKVLAPEAGTAAGQYTASFNYATAPADALTGTVVMGPDGDNSDGCAPLDSGSNAGKWVWLSWDDDSSTRECGSAVRWDNAAKAGYAGVVVDSTLNGFDAGVGGNALIPGIQLTADSSEELRPAAEAGTLELQLDPALVGSVTGQSGALDTLNSSSSRGVHGSNGVIKPDVAAPGTQIKSAQVGTGTGASIKSGTSMAAPNVAGIAALVIAATDYNPYEVKSIIMNTATHDLLTADGVVYAPNRVGSGRVDALDALETSVLAYDSENPRLTSVNFGVLELGAKPIELTRSVTVENKGDSPQTFTAEYLTATQVPGVVISTDTAAFSVPANGKATVPVTLSIADPAALAKTIDPAAEKLQGGNARQYIAEASGRLQLTSETSETLRVPVYSAPKPTSNMKASSKITFADESALSTLTTFSGRALNQGKDSEAYTSLVTPLVLGAESERKSGLALESLYSLDLRTVGASSNVPALAAAKADMKDSFLNIGISTWENWPSLNSNSQVAVELDTTGDGAADFLAATSSASGLDQLVFAVYPVTGETLGDPLGVFPVNGALGDVDTNNFDTNVLTLPIPAAALGLDLTKSAPVQYRVATSNALSVDESGQNVPVDSTDWIDFNVTEPAMWFQGAKGTEKANAFVEADAATLAVNRQATTTEGKALFLHHHNAEGVKDQVAKVELGPLRFADASGTKFESEINWMADEDLTTGYSDGTYRPYGSINRDAMAAFLYRLAGSPAFDAPDVSAFSDVATDNQFYKEISWLAATGISTGYPDGTFRPVAPVKRDAMAAFMNRFAGEQCSVEGAKGYQAPGTASFTDVALDNQWHREISWMKDSGVSTGYPDSSYHPYEDVSREAMAAFIQRLDTYNNDNGGCNSF; this is translated from the coding sequence ATGAATAATCCAAATTATCGGAGATCGGGAAAGGCCACGCTGGCGACACTTGCCGGCCTGGCCTTGGTCTCCAGCATGTGGACCCCGGCTGCGGCCGTGGAGGGGAACACGCAGGGTGATCCGACCGCACAGGGCCTCGCCCGGGTGACGCCGGACCTCAAGGTCTCTGCCGACTTGTCCACGAAGCAGGGCCCGGTCTCAGTATTCGTTCAGTTCACGGGCAAGGGCGCTTTTGAGCAGACACAGCCGCAGGAAGTCCGTGATGGACTTGCGGCACCCCTCAATAAGGCCTCCGAGGTGCAGCAGATTCGCACGTCGATCGAGGCACAGGCTGAGGAGGTTGCCGCACAGGCTTCCTCCAGCATCATTTACACCACCACCAACACCATTCCGGGCGTCGCCATCAACGGTGACGCCGAAGCCATCAGGGCGCTGGCAGCCCGCGGCGACGTCGCCAAGATCACCGGCATCGTGCCCAAGACCCATGAGAACAAGGGCGGGGATATCGACGTCCGGGCCCTGGATTCATGGGTTCAGCGTGACCAGACCGGAGAGGGCGTCACCATAGCCGTCCTGGACACCGGACTGGATTACACCCACTCCGACTTCGGCGGCCCGGGCACAATGGAAGCCTTTGCCCAGGCGCAGGCATCCGACACACTGCCGGCTCCGGAATCAGGTCTGTACGATCCGGAGAAGTTCGCCGGCGGCTGGGACCTGGTGGGCGACGACTACAACGCCGATCCCTCCATCCCGGAGCTGTACAGCCCCGTCCCGAAGCCCGACGCGAACCCGCTGGACTGCCAGAGCCACGGCTCGCATGTAGCCGGCACCGCCGCGGGCTACGGCACCAACGCCGACGGCACCACTTTCGAGGGCGACTACTCAACCCTCACCGCCGACGATGTTAATGCCATGGGCATCGGCCCGGGCACGGCTCCCAAAGCCAAAATCGTCAGCGTCCGCGTTTTCGGCTGCGAAGGCTCCTCTGAGGTGGTCGGCCAGGCACTGGACTACGTCCTGGATCCGAACGGCGACGGGGACTTCAGCGACCGCGCCCAGGTGGTCAACATGTCCCTGGGCTCAACCTTCCCCGCGTACGACGATCCGGAAAACGACATCGTCAATGCACTGACCGCCCAGGGCATCCTGTCCGTGGTCTCCTCCGGTAACTCCGGCGACATCTACGACATCGGCGGTTCGCCGGGCAGCGCTGAAACAGCACTGACCGTAGCCAACAGCGTCGGCTCGCAGACCACGCTGGACGCGGCCAAGGTCCTTGCCCCCGAGGCAGGAACCGCAGCCGGCCAGTACACGGCGAGCTTTAACTACGCCACCGCTCCGGCGGACGCCCTCACCGGAACCGTCGTTATGGGTCCGGACGGGGACAATTCCGACGGATGTGCACCCCTTGACTCCGGCAGCAATGCCGGCAAGTGGGTATGGCTTTCCTGGGATGATGACTCCAGCACCCGCGAATGCGGATCCGCAGTCCGCTGGGACAACGCGGCCAAGGCCGGGTACGCCGGCGTCGTCGTCGACTCCACCCTCAACGGTTTTGATGCCGGAGTGGGCGGCAACGCGCTCATCCCGGGTATCCAGCTCACCGCGGATTCCTCCGAGGAACTGCGCCCCGCAGCCGAGGCCGGAACGCTGGAACTCCAGCTCGACCCCGCACTCGTGGGCTCGGTGACCGGGCAGTCCGGCGCACTGGACACCCTGAACTCCAGCTCCTCGCGCGGCGTCCACGGTTCCAACGGTGTCATCAAGCCTGACGTCGCTGCTCCGGGTACGCAGATCAAGTCCGCACAGGTGGGCACCGGAACCGGTGCCTCCATCAAGAGCGGAACATCCATGGCGGCTCCCAACGTTGCCGGCATCGCGGCCCTGGTGATTGCTGCGACCGACTACAACCCGTACGAGGTCAAGTCGATCATCATGAACACCGCCACCCATGATCTCCTGACGGCTGACGGCGTCGTCTACGCCCCGAACCGTGTTGGTTCGGGACGCGTTGACGCGCTTGACGCACTGGAGACCTCGGTTCTGGCCTACGATTCCGAGAACCCGCGCCTCACTTCGGTGAACTTCGGTGTCCTGGAACTCGGCGCCAAGCCGATCGAGCTCACCCGCTCGGTCACGGTGGAAAACAAGGGAGATTCCCCGCAGACGTTCACTGCTGAATACCTGACCGCAACGCAGGTTCCCGGCGTAGTCATCAGCACGGACACTGCAGCGTTCTCCGTGCCCGCCAACGGCAAGGCCACGGTCCCGGTCACGCTCAGCATCGCGGATCCCGCGGCGCTGGCCAAGACGATCGACCCGGCAGCCGAGAAGCTCCAGGGCGGCAACGCACGTCAGTACATTGCCGAAGCCTCCGGGCGGCTGCAGCTGACGAGTGAAACCTCCGAGACTCTGCGGGTACCGGTATATTCCGCTCCCAAGCCGACCTCCAACATGAAGGCCAGCTCCAAGATCACGTTCGCCGACGAGTCCGCGCTTTCCACGCTGACCACGTTCAGCGGCCGTGCACTGAACCAGGGCAAGGACAGCGAGGCCTACACCTCGCTGGTGACCCCGCTGGTCCTCGGTGCCGAAAGCGAGCGCAAGAGCGGCCTGGCCCTCGAGTCCCTGTACTCGCTGGACCTGCGGACCGTGGGAGCTTCCTCCAACGTTCCGGCACTTGCTGCAGCCAAGGCAGACATGAAGGATTCCTTCCTGAACATCGGTATCAGCACGTGGGAGAACTGGCCGTCGCTGAACAGCAACAGCCAGGTTGCGGTTGAACTCGACACCACCGGTGACGGGGCTGCCGATTTCCTGGCCGCCACGAGTTCAGCCTCCGGGCTGGATCAGCTGGTCTTCGCGGTGTACCCGGTCACGGGTGAAACCCTGGGCGATCCGCTGGGTGTTTTCCCGGTCAACGGCGCACTCGGAGATGTTGACACCAACAATTTCGACACCAATGTGCTGACGCTGCCGATCCCGGCTGCCGCCCTCGGCCTGGACCTGACCAAGTCCGCTCCGGTCCAGTACCGGGTGGCCACCTCCAACGCCCTGAGCGTCGATGAAAGCGGCCAGAACGTCCCGGTCGATTCCACTGACTGGATTGACTTCAACGTCACGGAACCGGCCATGTGGTTCCAGGGCGCCAAGGGCACCGAAAAGGCCAACGCCTTCGTGGAGGCCGACGCCGCCACGCTGGCGGTCAACCGGCAGGCCACCACCACCGAAGGCAAAGCACTGTTCCTGCACCACCACAACGCCGAAGGCGTCAAGGATCAGGTTGCCAAGGTGGAACTCGGTCCGCTGCGTTTCGCTGACGCTTCGGGAACAAAGTTCGAGTCCGAGATCAATTGGATGGCGGATGAGGATCTGACGACCGGTTACAGTGACGGAACCTACCGTCCGTACGGGTCCATCAACCGTGATGCCATGGCGGCCTTCCTGTACCGCCTGGCCGGATCGCCTGCGTTCGACGCACCGGATGTTTCCGCTTTCTCCGACGTAGCCACTGATAACCAGTTCTACAAGGAAATCTCCTGGCTCGCCGCAACCGGTATCTCCACCGGTTACCCGGACGGCACGTTCCGTCCGGTGGCTCCGGTCAAGCGCGACGCGATGGCCGCATTCATGAACCGGTTCGCCGGGGAACAGTGCTCTGTCGAAGGCGCGAAGGGCTACCAGGCACCCGGAACGGCATCGTTCACTGATGTTGCTCTCGACAACCAGTGGCACAGGGAAATCTCCTGGATGAAGGACTCCGGCGTTTCCACCGGGTACCCGGATTCCAGCTACCACCCGTATGAAGATGTCTCCCGTGAAGCCATGGCGGCCTTCATCCAGCGGCTGGACACCTACAACAACGACAACGGCGGCTGCAACTCCTTCTAG
- a CDS encoding DNA-formamidopyrimidine glycosylase family protein translates to MPEMPEVQGLVDFLREKLLPSGAPPAVICDVEVLSFAVLKTADVPLDALQAAPVSAVERRGKFIVLTAGGVHLVMHLAKAGWLRWSDALKPGRLRPGKGRLALRVRFAPWEGAGSDGGAEPGFDLTEAGTKKSLAVYLVRDPADVPGIARLGPEAFDVDFDTFAGLVAGHRGQIKGLLRDQSVIAGVGNAYSDEILHAAHLSPFATAAKLKPEEVSRLFQALRAVLESANANASGRPAAELKDSKRRAMRVHARTGEPCPVCGDTVREVSFADSSLQYCPTCQTGGKLLADRRLSRLLK, encoded by the coding sequence ATGCCAGAGATGCCCGAAGTGCAGGGTCTCGTCGACTTCCTGCGGGAAAAGCTCCTACCGTCCGGTGCTCCGCCGGCTGTCATCTGCGATGTGGAGGTGCTGTCCTTCGCGGTCCTGAAGACTGCGGATGTGCCGCTGGACGCGCTGCAGGCCGCACCGGTGTCCGCCGTCGAGCGCCGCGGCAAGTTCATTGTCCTCACCGCCGGCGGGGTCCACCTGGTGATGCACCTGGCCAAGGCGGGCTGGTTGCGCTGGTCCGATGCGCTGAAACCGGGGCGCCTGCGCCCGGGCAAGGGGCGTTTGGCGCTGCGGGTGCGGTTCGCTCCGTGGGAAGGAGCAGGGAGCGACGGCGGTGCCGAGCCGGGCTTCGATCTCACGGAGGCGGGAACCAAAAAATCGCTGGCGGTATATCTCGTCCGGGATCCCGCCGACGTTCCGGGTATCGCCCGGCTGGGGCCGGAGGCGTTCGACGTCGACTTCGATACCTTCGCCGGGCTGGTGGCCGGCCACCGCGGCCAGATTAAGGGACTGCTGCGGGATCAGTCGGTCATTGCCGGCGTCGGCAACGCCTACAGCGACGAAATCCTCCACGCCGCCCATCTGTCGCCGTTTGCCACTGCCGCCAAACTCAAGCCCGAAGAAGTGTCCCGGCTGTTCCAGGCCCTGCGTGCGGTTCTGGAGTCAGCAAACGCTAACGCGTCCGGCCGTCCGGCCGCCGAGCTGAAGGACTCCAAACGCCGGGCCATGCGTGTTCATGCCCGCACCGGGGAGCCCTGCCCGGTCTGCGGTGACACGGTCCGTGAGGTCTCGTTCGCCGATTCCTCGCTGCAGTACTGTCCCACCTGCCAAACCGGAGGAAAGCTGCTCGCGGACCGGAGGCTGTCCAGGCTGCTGAAATAA
- a CDS encoding helix-turn-helix domain-containing protein gives MTDTTWHRPAPAPRKPVPGSDVERTVDVISMGRRIRHLRKTKGMTLDDLGAAVGTVASQLSLIENGKREPKLGMMQSLAAALDVSIDQLLGSEPPSRRAALEIELERAQRGPLYAALGLPKVRISSRLPTDVLESLVGLQSELERRLNEQVATPEEARRANGELRKMMRERDNYFPEYEEAAQQVLDSVGHTAGPLSQHVIADIAAHLGFALHHVADLPHSTRSVTDLKNRRIYLTQSQRSDHDPRSVLLQALGHYVLGHQTPSSYGEFLSQRVATNYFAAALLLPQNATVEFLQRAKSAKEIAVEDIRDAFAVSYETAAHRFTNLATRHLSIPTHFQKVHESGIVYKAYENDGVTFPADHTGAIEGQPICRYWTSREVFAVPDKFSAFNQYTDTPAGTYWCTARTERSSGGLFSLSIGVPYAHVKWFRGRDTTARSKSRCPDPDCCRTPPGELASEWSGFAWPSARAHSHLLAALPPGAFPGVDETEVYSFLQAHSGD, from the coding sequence GTGACTGACACAACATGGCACCGGCCCGCTCCGGCACCCCGAAAGCCCGTCCCGGGTTCCGACGTCGAGCGGACCGTGGACGTGATCAGCATGGGCCGCCGCATCCGGCACCTGCGCAAAACCAAGGGAATGACACTGGATGATCTCGGTGCCGCAGTGGGCACGGTCGCATCCCAGCTGTCACTGATCGAAAACGGCAAGCGCGAACCCAAGCTGGGCATGATGCAGTCCCTCGCGGCCGCACTGGACGTCAGCATTGACCAACTGCTGGGATCGGAACCGCCCAGCCGGCGGGCGGCCCTGGAAATTGAGCTTGAGCGCGCACAGCGCGGGCCGCTGTATGCCGCCCTGGGGCTGCCCAAGGTCCGGATCAGTTCCCGCCTGCCCACTGATGTGCTGGAATCGCTGGTTGGGCTGCAGTCCGAGCTGGAACGCCGGCTCAATGAGCAGGTGGCCACTCCCGAAGAAGCGCGCCGGGCCAACGGCGAGCTGCGGAAGATGATGCGCGAGCGCGACAACTACTTTCCGGAGTATGAGGAGGCCGCGCAGCAGGTGCTGGACTCGGTGGGCCACACCGCCGGTCCGCTGTCGCAGCACGTCATTGCCGACATTGCCGCTCACCTGGGGTTTGCCCTGCACCATGTTGCCGATCTGCCGCACTCCACCCGCTCCGTGACGGACCTGAAAAACCGGCGCATTTACCTGACCCAGTCCCAGCGGTCGGACCACGATCCGCGGTCGGTGCTGCTGCAGGCCCTGGGCCACTATGTCCTGGGCCATCAAACGCCGAGCAGCTACGGAGAATTTTTGAGCCAGCGCGTGGCAACCAACTATTTTGCCGCCGCCCTGCTGCTGCCGCAGAACGCCACGGTCGAGTTCCTGCAGCGGGCAAAGTCCGCCAAGGAGATTGCTGTGGAGGACATCCGCGACGCCTTTGCCGTGTCCTATGAGACAGCGGCCCACCGGTTCACGAACCTCGCCACCCGGCACCTGAGCATTCCCACCCATTTCCAGAAGGTCCACGAGTCCGGCATCGTTTACAAGGCCTATGAGAACGACGGCGTGACGTTCCCCGCGGACCACACCGGCGCCATCGAGGGCCAGCCGATATGCCGCTACTGGACATCGCGGGAAGTGTTTGCGGTGCCGGACAAGTTCAGCGCATTCAACCAGTACACCGACACTCCGGCCGGCACCTATTGGTGCACGGCCCGCACCGAGCGGAGTTCCGGCGGCCTGTTTTCGCTCAGCATCGGCGTGCCCTACGCCCACGTGAAATGGTTCCGCGGCCGGGACACCACCGCCCGGTCCAAGTCCCGCTGCCCGGACCCGGACTGCTGCCGCACGCCTCCCGGTGAGCTGGCGTCAGAGTGGTCGGGGTTCGCCTGGCCCAGCGCCCGGGCACACTCGCACCTGCTGGCTGCCCTGCCGCCCGGCGCCTTCCCGGGCGTGGACGAGACTGAGGTGTATTCGTTCCTGCAGGCTCATTCAGGGGACTGA
- the aceA gene encoding isocitrate lyase, with product MTQDQNTAPTAEQLASDWATDPRWEGIQRDYTADDVVRLRGRVSEEHTLARRGAEKLWDQVRNAGDTGYTNALGALTGNQAVQQVKAGLKAIYLSGWQVAADANNSGHTYPDQSLYPANSVPTVVRRINNALMRADQIEFAEGISTVDDYLVPIVADAEAGFGGPLNAYELMKSMIQAGAAGVHWEDQLASEKKCGHLGGKVLIPTAQHVRTLNAARLAADVAGTPTVVIARTDAEAATLITSDVDERDQEFITGERTAEGFYKVRNGIEPCIARAKAYAPYSDLIWMETGTPDLELARKFSEAVRSEFPDQMLAYNCSPSFNWKKHLDDDTIAKFQRELGAMGFKFQFITLAGFHALNYSMFDLAHGYARNGMSAYVELQEKEFGSESRGYTATKHQREVGTGYFDAIATALNPNGSTLALAGSTESAQFH from the coding sequence ATGACTCAGGACCAGAACACCGCCCCCACGGCCGAGCAGCTCGCTTCCGATTGGGCCACCGATCCCCGCTGGGAAGGAATCCAGCGCGATTACACGGCCGACGACGTCGTTCGCCTCCGCGGGCGGGTCTCCGAGGAGCACACCCTGGCCCGCCGCGGCGCTGAAAAGCTGTGGGACCAGGTGCGCAACGCCGGCGACACCGGTTACACCAATGCGCTTGGCGCCCTCACCGGAAACCAGGCCGTGCAGCAGGTCAAGGCCGGGCTGAAGGCCATCTACCTCTCCGGCTGGCAGGTGGCAGCGGACGCCAACAACTCCGGCCACACCTACCCGGACCAGTCCCTGTACCCGGCCAACTCGGTTCCCACCGTGGTGCGCCGCATCAACAACGCGCTGATGCGCGCCGACCAGATCGAATTCGCCGAGGGCATCTCCACCGTCGATGACTACCTGGTGCCGATTGTCGCCGATGCAGAAGCAGGCTTTGGCGGTCCGCTGAACGCCTACGAACTGATGAAGTCCATGATCCAGGCCGGTGCCGCCGGTGTTCACTGGGAAGACCAGCTCGCGTCGGAGAAAAAGTGCGGGCACCTGGGCGGCAAGGTGCTCATCCCCACCGCGCAGCACGTCCGCACCCTGAATGCCGCCCGGCTCGCCGCCGACGTCGCCGGCACCCCCACCGTCGTCATTGCCCGCACCGATGCCGAAGCGGCAACGCTGATCACATCCGACGTCGACGAGCGGGACCAGGAGTTCATTACCGGCGAGCGCACAGCGGAAGGCTTCTACAAGGTCCGCAACGGCATTGAACCCTGCATCGCCCGGGCCAAGGCCTACGCACCGTACTCGGACCTGATCTGGATGGAAACCGGCACTCCGGACCTGGAGCTGGCCCGCAAGTTCTCCGAGGCGGTCCGGTCCGAATTCCCGGACCAGATGCTGGCCTACAACTGCTCGCCGTCCTTCAACTGGAAAAAGCACCTCGACGACGACACCATCGCCAAGTTCCAGCGCGAACTCGGCGCGATGGGCTTCAAATTCCAGTTCATCACCCTGGCCGGCTTCCACGCCCTGAACTACTCGATGTTCGACCTGGCCCACGGCTATGCCCGCAACGGCATGAGTGCCTACGTGGAACTGCAGGAAAAGGAATTCGGTTCCGAATCCCGCGGCTACACGGCCACCAAGCACCAGCGCGAGGTCGGCACCGGATACTTCGACGCCATTGCCACGGCACTGAATCCGAACGGCAGCACGCTGGCCCTGGCCGGTTCCACGGAATCCGCCCAGTTCCACTAA
- the aceB gene encoding malate synthase A: MNDPITLNGVSLTAPAVRRQEEILTPQALDFVKALHRATATRRQELLQQRQARRTQISNGADPAFLSETRSIREDDSWRVAPTAPGLEDRRVEITGPVDRKMTINALNSGAKMWLADMEDSSTPSWANVINGQLNLRDALDRRIDFTSPEGKDYKLQGSSLTDLPTIVVRPRGWHLPEKHMLVDNTPIAGGIVDFGLYFFHNAQRLISQGRGPYFYLPKIENHLEARLWNDIFVLAQDLLGIPQGTIRATVLIETITAAFEMEEILYELRDHAAGLNAGRWDYIFSVIKNFRTRGPRFVLPDRNMVTMTAPFMRSYTEQLVRACHRRGAHAIGGMAAFIPNRKDAQANDVAMEKVRADKTREANDGFDGSWVAHPDLVPVAMEVFDGVLGENPNQLGRSREDVIPNAKALLDIAATPGVITEKGIRSNIEVGIRYIESWLRGNGAAAINNLMEDAATAEISRSQIWQWIHASAVTDDGEIITHQWVEELVDEEFAGLQRFDGDRFDDARELFEEVACGEHFPTFLTVPAYARFLHEAQELAAV; this comes from the coding sequence ATGAATGACCCCATCACCCTGAACGGTGTATCCCTCACTGCCCCCGCGGTGCGGCGGCAGGAGGAAATCCTCACCCCGCAGGCTTTGGACTTCGTCAAGGCGCTGCACCGGGCCACGGCCACGCGGCGGCAGGAACTCCTGCAGCAGCGCCAGGCCCGCCGGACGCAGATCTCCAACGGAGCCGACCCGGCGTTCCTGTCCGAAACCCGGAGCATCCGCGAAGACGATTCCTGGCGGGTGGCCCCCACGGCACCAGGGCTTGAGGACCGCCGGGTGGAAATCACCGGGCCCGTGGACCGGAAAATGACCATCAACGCCCTGAACTCCGGGGCGAAGATGTGGCTGGCCGACATGGAGGACTCCTCTACGCCGTCGTGGGCCAACGTCATTAACGGTCAGCTGAACCTGCGCGACGCGCTGGACCGCCGCATCGACTTCACCTCCCCGGAGGGCAAGGACTACAAGCTGCAGGGTTCCTCGCTCACTGACCTGCCCACCATCGTGGTCCGTCCCCGCGGGTGGCACCTGCCGGAAAAGCACATGCTGGTGGACAACACCCCGATTGCCGGCGGAATCGTGGACTTCGGTCTGTACTTCTTCCACAACGCCCAGCGCCTGATCTCGCAGGGCCGGGGCCCCTACTTCTACCTGCCGAAGATCGAAAACCACCTGGAGGCCCGGCTGTGGAATGACATCTTTGTCCTGGCGCAGGATTTGCTCGGCATCCCGCAGGGCACCATCCGTGCCACGGTGCTGATCGAGACCATCACCGCAGCCTTCGAGATGGAGGAAATCCTCTACGAACTGCGGGACCACGCCGCCGGCCTGAATGCCGGACGCTGGGACTACATCTTCTCGGTGATCAAGAACTTCCGCACCCGCGGCCCGCGGTTCGTGCTGCCGGACCGGAACATGGTGACCATGACCGCGCCGTTTATGCGCTCCTACACCGAGCAGCTGGTCCGGGCATGCCACCGCCGCGGAGCCCATGCGATTGGCGGCATGGCCGCCTTCATCCCCAACCGCAAGGATGCCCAAGCGAACGACGTCGCAATGGAGAAGGTGCGGGCCGACAAGACCAGGGAAGCCAACGACGGTTTTGACGGGTCCTGGGTGGCCCACCCGGATTTGGTGCCGGTGGCCATGGAGGTGTTCGACGGCGTACTCGGCGAGAACCCGAACCAGCTTGGCCGCAGCCGCGAAGACGTCATCCCGAATGCCAAGGCGCTGCTGGACATTGCTGCCACCCCCGGCGTCATCACCGAAAAGGGCATCCGCAGCAACATCGAGGTGGGCATCCGCTACATCGAGTCCTGGCTGCGCGGCAACGGTGCGGCCGCCATCAATAACCTGATGGAGGACGCGGCCACGGCGGAGATTTCCCGTTCGCAGATCTGGCAGTGGATCCACGCCTCGGCGGTCACGGATGACGGCGAAATCATCACGCACCAGTGGGTGGAGGAACTGGTGGACGAGGAATTCGCAGGCCTGCAGCGTTTTGACGGCGACCGTTTCGACGACGCCCGTGAGCTCTTCGAGGAGGTGGCGTGCGGCGAGCACTTTCCGACCTTCCTGACGGTGCCGGCCTACGCACGGTTCCTGCACGAAGCGCAGGAGCTGGCGGCGGTCTAA